In Globicephala melas chromosome 20, mGloMel1.2, whole genome shotgun sequence, the genomic window GTGGGAAAACTACAATCTCACACAAAGCAGCCTGACCCCTGAGCTCCAGAGGCCCCCAAGTCCCTGCACAAGAGTGTGGAGGGGCTCCCAaggggcagggaggccagggagctGGTAGTGGCGGGGGTTCAGGGAGGGTGGCATCTGGTGAAAGGGGGGATCTGGGCCCAGAGCTCACCCCACATCTCCCTTCTGGGTTCTTTCaacccctgccctttccccttctcccttaGGGGGGACTGGTGGAGGGAGAGTTGGGGGCGGTGGAGTTGGGGGGGTAGGGGGTGCTGCTTGAGGGTTGACTGCGTAGCCAAAGACCCCTGGTAGGAAGGGAAGGGCCCCCCCACCCTTCTCATCAGGTAGGACCATGTTAAGAGCAACTGGGAGAGCGGCCAAGTTGCTGAAGTTGTAAGGGTAGGCGGCAAGAAGCTGGGGCCCATAGACGAGTGGGTAGGGCTCAGGGTAGAAGGTGACTTTGGCAGCCCCCATCCCCTCCATCCGGTCCCCCCGCCCAGCCCCCACTGGCCCCTCACTCCCAGCTTTTCCCCTGCCACTGCCAGATTCCCGGCCGCTCCCGATCAGAGCCAGTGGAAATTCCTGCACAGGTGGGTATGCATAGGTACCCCCTCCTGCCACCACTGAGGGCTCCTCCCCCCCTGAGATGACAGGGTCCTGGAGCGAGGCGGTTTTGGAAGCTTCCTCAGCAGCAGCGCTCCCGCCACCCGCCTCCCCGCTGGATGAGGAGACTTGCATCTCTTGGGGAGCCTCCTCCTTGACGTCCCCGGCTCGGGTGCCAACGCAGCCCTTGGAGTAGGCAATGACAGGCGTGGGGGTACCCCCGGGCCGCTCGGCAGCATGCCTCTGCCCGTGGCGGCTCAGGGCGGCTGCCGTCTTGCACACCTTGGCGCAGTGAGGGCAGGCGAAGCGGGTGGAAGGCTTCCGTCCAGCCCGAGAGTTGTGGGAGCCCCCGCCGTGGGCCTCCTGGTGCTTGCGCAGCTTCCTCAGGGTGGCAAATGTCTGGGCACAGTCCCCGCAGCGGTGCCTCCGCTCGCCACGGGCACGCCCTGCGGGGCCCTCGGCCGCCGGGgtctcctcccagctcctccGTTCCAGCTTCTGTCTCCAGCGAGGCGGCCGGCGGCCTCTGGGCAGCCCGCCGCCCCCGCTGCTGCCCGGGCCTGCGGCTCCAGCCTTGCGCTTGGGCTTGTACGAGTAGTAGGGCCTCCAGAGCTGGTCCTCCCCGCCAGCCTTCgactcctcctcgtcctcctcatcctcctcgtcctcctcctcgtcctcctcttcatcctcctcctcGCTCTCCTCCATCTCCTCTCCGCTCAGCTCCCCGGGACGCAGGTCAGTTTCTGAGATGCGGCGCTTGACAATAGCCTCCTCACCGATTCGTACAGTGATCTGACACAGTGGAGGTGGAGCCTGCAGCTGAGAGGGACCCCGGCCAGGCCCTGCAGGgggacccccgcccccgccaagcCCACCAGCTGGCTTGGCCGTGTAGGTCAGAGTCCTTGTGGCCCGTGGGTTCCGGCCCTTGGCCTCCTCCGTGGCTGTGGCTGGGCTGccggctggggctgggctggctggGGCAGCTGCAGGCAcagggggaggaggtgggtaCTCACGTTTTTTGGGGGGCCGTGGCGGAGCAGTGTAAGTGATGACTGAGGCAGCTTGGGCCCCCCCTGTGCTGGCCGGCCCACTCCCTGCTCCACCACTGGTGCTACCCCCATGTACAATGACAGAGGGAGCTGGGTGGGCAAAAGTGATGACAGACGGTGGGGGGCCAGgctctggggcaggtgggggtccGGGTGGTGGGCTGGCCGGCATTGCCGCAGGGGCCGGAGTGTTGAGGCTCGGAGAAAGGGGGGCCTCGGGGGCTCCCTGGCTGTAGGTCTTGTAGGGCCGCTTGGCCGCCCGCATGGGGAGCAGGCGGTACAGCTTGAGGGTATTGAGCTTGGGCTTATAGCCTCCATTGGGCGTCTTCTCACTGGCTAGGAGGCCCGGGCTAATGCCATGGAAGGCTCGCTGGTGGGTCTTCAGGTTATAGTAGGTGACAAAGGTCTCCCAGCAGAAGATGCACTGGTACCTGGGCCAGGACGGCATGGAACAGGGCAGGGCCAGAGCCAGTTGAGTCAGGGGCCGTGAAGCTATGGCCTCAGCTTCCCACATCCTCTCCTGCCTCCACTCAGACCTTGAACTGCCCCAGCCATTTGCTCACCCTCCTTAAAGGCTGCTTGTCTCACCCTGCCAGCCTCAGAAAGGACACCAGTCCCAGTACAGTGCCCCCCACTGGCTGTGAGATGCCAGGCCTCAGCTGTTCCGTCTGTGAACTGGGAATAATCACACACCTTGCCTACCTCCCAAAGCCTTCTTCTGAAGCTCACATGACAGAAGGGGGAAATGTCTTATGAACAGGGGTGCATTACAGCTGTTGCTGGACATGCCTGAGCTCCCTAGTCCTGTCCCATGAAGCAACTTTCTCTTCCTCGGTCTCTTCCACATCACCAAGCCAGGACGTGACACCTGGAGGTGCTAATAAACATCAGCGGAAGGAAACGGGGCTGAAGGGAGGCAGAAGGGTGAGTGATGGAAagcaggtgagcaggggctagtGGGTGAGCAGGCGTCTCAGGATGAGTTTCTAGGCCCCATGCTCTGCCCATTCTCTCCCTTGTCCCTGTGATCCCTGAATGGACAAGATCCCATgtgacccctccccccaccatccccgGCCGTGCAGGCCACTCACCTGCGTTCCCCGGTGTGCCACACCTCGTGCTTGGTACGGTACTCAGCCAGGGCGAACACCTTCTCACAGTAGCGGCAGGGGTACTTCCTCCGCCACGAGTGTACATTGCTGTGCCGCTTCAGGCTGGACAGGGTCACGTAGGAACGCTCACAGGCCGCGCACACGTACAGCACGTGGCCGCCCACCACCTTCACCACGTGCTCGGGACCACCTCGGAAGCCCActggtgggggcagggctgaggcGTCCACTCCTGAAGGGCCACTGGGGCCAGAGCCCCCGGCTCCCAGCCCTGCAGACCCCCGAGTGCTGGCCCCCCTACGACACTGTGCCTCATGGGTCTGCAGCCGCTTGGGATGGATGAAGCTTTTCCCACatcgggggcaggggaggggccgcCGGGGCAGGGGAGGCTGTGAGTCAGGGGCCTGGGCCTCAGCCCTGTCACCCTCCCACTCCCCGGCTGGCCTAGGCCCAGGCCCGAAGTTGTCTTCTTCAGGCTGCGAGGTGGCcatgggggctggggcaggaggtgcCCAGGCatcacctccctcccccaggccctgcaggCGGGAGATGCCCAGACGCCGCCCCAGAGCGCCGATCTCTGCCACGGCTGCCCCGTCCCCTCCACCACCAGGTAGTGCCAGCCGGGCACTGTAGATGAAATTGAGGACATCAGAGAAGGCAGCTGCTGGGACCCCTGGCAGCTCCAGGACCCGGGGTGGGGATGAAGcgggaggtgagggtggagggggagaggaggaggaagaggaggaggaggaagaagctgTGGTGGAGGCAGGGTTGGGGGCAGAGCCCCCAGTAATTGGTGGGAGGGGCAGTGGGGCTGAAGCGAGCAGGGCCTCTCTGAAGAAGGGACTAGAAGCAGCCAGGacgctgcggtgagcagggaacTTGGTGTCTCCGGCTATGAGGGTGACGTCACAGAAGAGGCCACGGAGCCGCTGCTCATTGAGCTGGCGCAGGACGGCGGGGGCATGGGACGGGTCTGTCACCTCTGCTGGGGGGGGCATGGCGCCAGCCTAGATGGAGGAGAAGAGGCCAGGGGAGGATCTCAGAGGCTGGGCAGAGGGCGGGGGCCTCTAAAATCAGAGGTGagctgggagggggctgggggctgttGGCCAGAGACGGGTGGAAGGCTGACTGACTTCTGGTCACGGAAGTGAGGGGTTAACCTTAGCCACCCCACGTCCGGCCAGCATCCAACGCCCGTGTGTCAAACGTCGGGGGCTGGTAGAGGCCAGGAATACCTCCGGTCTTGATGAAGGTCAGGGGTCAAGActtccaagccacagactagCGAGGTAAGCAATGGACACCTCTCTCCcactgggagggggagggaggccccACAGCCTCTGCTGACCATTTCTCAGGTCTCCCCGGCCTGGACAACACGGCTGCTCTGCTGGCCTGCTGCCTCAGGCCCAGCCTCCCGCGGGGCAGACCTCTCGCACCACCTCACCTGAGAGCACAGCCAACATGGAGCAGAGCGGGGGTGGCTCAGCGAGTCCCTTCTGCCGGGCCTCTTCCCTCTGTGGGGAAACAGAAACCCCGTCCTCAATAAGGGAACCGGACGGGAGGGGACccaggaggtggggggtggcgCAGTGTGCAGGGCCAACGAGGCCCAGGCTGCTCTGCAGACCCTGACCCTCCTGGGAGCCCGAGAGGTTATTTGCTGAGCTGCCTCCAGTTGGACCTAGGAGTTCACACAAATTATTGCAAAGCCTTGTGCTGCTGGCCCCCAGAAGTACAGGAACAAGATAATTTGCATATTCCCAATTTGCCTCAAAACAATCCAGGAGCACAGTTCAATCCCGTAGGTCCAGGGAAGCCTGCTGGATCACTCTCAAGTCCCTTTGGCCCAACCTTCGGGGCtcaaaggaaatcaaagattTCCATGTTGTCTTTCACTATAATAGTCTCATTTACATATCAAGATAGATTTGTTTGAGCTTTTTCATTGGACCAAGCTGCTAGATATTCAAATTAGGAGAGGACCTCTTGACATTAAATCTTAGAGGGGGTTTCTGGCCTAGGTGCCAGGTGACCACTGAAGACCACGAACTCTTGCACACGTGCCAGCTTGCTCCAATCTCTGAAGGGCACTAAAAGGCCACCAGACCGGGAGTGAGGAAGCTTGGGTCCTACTCCTTATTCTGACAGCTGGTGGCTTTAGGACTTTGGCT contains:
- the ZBTB4 gene encoding zinc finger and BTB domain-containing protein 4 is translated as MPPPAEVTDPSHAPAVLRQLNEQRLRGLFCDVTLIAGDTKFPAHRSVLAASSPFFREALLASAPLPLPPITGGSAPNPASTTASSSSSSSSSSPPPPSPPASSPPRVLELPGVPAAAFSDVLNFIYSARLALPGGGGDGAAVAEIGALGRRLGISRLQGLGEGGDAWAPPAPAPMATSQPEEDNFGPGPRPAGEWEGDRAEAQAPDSQPPLPRRPLPCPRCGKSFIHPKRLQTHEAQCRRGASTRGSAGLGAGGSGPSGPSGVDASALPPPVGFRGGPEHVVKVVGGHVLYVCAACERSYVTLSSLKRHSNVHSWRRKYPCRYCEKVFALAEYRTKHEVWHTGERRYQCIFCWETFVTYYNLKTHQRAFHGISPGLLASEKTPNGGYKPKLNTLKLYRLLPMRAAKRPYKTYSQGAPEAPLSPSLNTPAPAAMPASPPPGPPPAPEPGPPPSVITFAHPAPSVIVHGGSTSGGAGSGPASTGGAQAASVITYTAPPRPPKKREYPPPPPVPAAAPASPAPAGSPATATEEAKGRNPRATRTLTYTAKPAGGLGGGGGPPAGPGRGPSQLQAPPPLCQITVRIGEEAIVKRRISETDLRPGELSGEEMEESEEEDEEEDEEEDEEDEEDEEESKAGGEDQLWRPYYSYKPKRKAGAAGPGSSGGGGLPRGRRPPRWRQKLERRSWEETPAAEGPAGRARGERRHRCGDCAQTFATLRKLRKHQEAHGGGSHNSRAGRKPSTRFACPHCAKVCKTAAALSRHGQRHAAERPGGTPTPVIAYSKGCVGTRAGDVKEEAPQEMQVSSSSGEAGGGSAAAEEASKTASLQDPVISGGEEPSVVAGGGTYAYPPVQEFPLALIGSGRESGSGRGKAGSEGPVGAGRGDRMEGMGAAKVTFYPEPYPLVYGPQLLAAYPYNFSNLAALPVALNMVLPDEKGGGALPFLPGVFGYAVNPQAAPPTPPTPPPPTLPPPVPPKGEGERAGVERTQKGDVG